From Desulfobulbaceae bacterium, one genomic window encodes:
- a CDS encoding type II toxin-antitoxin system prevent-host-death family antitoxin, with translation MLEIGAEAARRRLPELLDRANAGEQTIVKKRGVPYAAIVALSQRKIAKREGLLALQATGKGLWGEDSTATINEYRDEWE, from the coding sequence ATGCTTGAAATAGGTGCTGAGGCTGCGAGGAGAAGGTTACCCGAACTACTGGACAGGGCTAATGCAGGTGAACAGACGATTGTAAAAAAACGTGGTGTTCCTTATGCAGCGATAGTGGCGCTTTCCCAGCGAAAAATAGCTAAAAGGGAAGGTCTGCTTGCTTTGCAGGCGACTGGAAAAGGCTTGTGGGGCGAAGATTCCACTGCTACCATCAATGAATATCGTGATGAATGGGAATGA